One Sparus aurata chromosome 5, fSpaAur1.1, whole genome shotgun sequence genomic window carries:
- the LOC115581556 gene encoding uncharacterized protein LOC115581556 encodes MDNQHKQGELDSRESHELQISELHKALAEVKSLPRDITRIDPRNISATLSILKNTEKGTSNTRGSFRSRAMLPENISQLSKCQFPRRDQLRESLSAPVALPVLNTVSTSTRKGQLQPSLPSSHLVFLAHLVEKSKMLPSDSISSIGERLKRHEIHPHILGVQAWSKRKSCGPQWTRAKQSPQTGLTNEWFFEDLVDLQRKLLLGASKLTGFQRNKT; translated from the exons ATGGACAATCAACATAAGCAAGGAGAGTTAGACAGCAGAGAGTCTCATGAGCTTCAG ATTTCAGAGTTACACAAAGCTTTGGCTGAGGTGAAATCACTACCTCGTGACATCACACGTATTGACCCGCGTAACATCAGCGCCACCCTCTCAATCCTAAAGAACACAGAGAAGGGCACCTCGAACACTCGTGGGTCCTTCAGATCCAGAGCCATGCTCCCTGAAAACATCAGCCAACTGTCCAAGTGTCAGTTTCCGAGGCGGGATCAGCTGAGAGAGAGCTTATCCGCCCCAGTAGCTCTTCCTGTTCTCAACACTGTGTCAACCTCTACTCGGAAAGGACAACTGCAGCCCAGCTTACCGTCCTCACATCTCGTCTTCCTTGCTCACCTGGTAGAAAAGTCCAAGATGCTGCCCTCTGACTCCATCTCCTCTATTGGAGAACGGCTTAAGAGGCACGAGATACATCCACACATTCTTGGTGTGCAGGCATGGAGCAAACGGAAGTCCTGTGGGCCACAGTGGACACGGGCAAAACAGTCTCCCCAAACAG GGCTGACCAATGAATGGTTCTTTGAGGATCTGGTGGacctccagaggaagctgttaTTAGGTGCCTCAAAGCTAACTGGATTTCAGAGGAACAAGACTTGA